Sequence from the Panicum virgatum strain AP13 chromosome 5N, P.virgatum_v5, whole genome shotgun sequence genome:
ccgcgccgatGCAGACCCGTCCCGCCGCGGTCGGCAGGAGGAGGTACGCGCTTGGACCCCTCGCATTAGAGCCGTTCGCCGTTTTGGGGGTTTATTTGGCGGCTGGATCGGTTCTTTTTGGTCTTATGCCTTGCCGAATGCTCCGGTCCGTGGTGCATCTGATATGATGTACGATTCAGCAAGCCTCGGGTGTTAACAGATGCGCCGTTAGATTGGTAAACGAGCCAAGTGATCGTGTAGCTGCTCCTTCACGGGCTGCATCATCAACAATCCTCTCACCATTCAAAAAATCGAGCATCAACAATTCCGCGTGAGGAGTCAACAACAGACTGAACTTTCGTCTGGCTGTTCTCCTTCACTCTTGACTCTTGAGATATCTACGAACAGTTTGTGCCCCTCAAGTTTCTCCATTTCACATGATCATTGATTTGTTACGTTTAAGCCGAGTCCTCAAATACAGTGTGCATCACAACCTGCTCGTGAATTTTGCTGCTTTCACTTTGTCGGTCATGGTGATGACTCATGACACTTGCTGTGTTAAGCAGGTGTGAGTGCTTTGACCTCCATCAGCAGATAGTACCTTATGCGGAGGCTGTCCATTGTTAAGAGGAGAATAGGGTTGCTGGCCAGCGGCGAGGATCACTCGGACACCTTGATTGCTTTACAACATCCACCAGTTTATACGTTGGGCTCTGACAGCAACAAGGAATACCTCCATTTCCACAAGGAAGATGCTCCTTTTGAGGTCCATCAGATTGACCGTGGTGGGGAAGTGACGTACCATGGCCCTGGACAGGTATTTATTTTATCAAGCTATGTTTTAGTGCTGCATATCTAGAAATGTATTTCACAGTTCGCTGGTGTGTTTACTGATTAGTCGCTTCTTAATTCTGATGGCTGTTTAGTTATAGGTAGTAGTATTTATAGACCCAGGATTGGTCATCTACTCATCTTCAAAGTGAGAATACAGACCTCTTCATGTTGCATATTCATATTCAgtctttagttcaaaagaatATATGTTTGCAGCTACCATGAGTGAATTTGTTATTTCTGTGCTTCTTACACTCCATTCTTTGTTTCCTTAGCTTGTTATGTACCCGATTCTCAATTTGCGGTACCACAAAGAGGATCTTCACTGGTACTTTAGGTCACTTGAAGAAGTGATCATCCGTGCACTGAAATCCACATTCTTCATCAAGGCATCAAAGATAGAAGGCCTCACAGGTGTTTGGGTTGGTATGAACTGTCCTTTGGAAAAATTTCAAGTACCTTGCCaagtttccatttttttttcatcattcaTCGTCTCATTGAAACCCTCTAATGCTTTACCATTGGATCACTAATGAATCCTCTCCGTTTCTTCCCAGGGGATCAGAAAGTTGCAGCGATAGGAATTCGTGGCACCCGGATGATAGTTTACCATGGTCTAGCCCTAAATGTCACAACTGACTTAGCCCCCTTCAAACTGATTGATCCCTGTGGCATAAAGGATCGCGGTGTTGGGAGCATTAAGGCCATACTACAAAAGGAATCCAATGGAAGAGAAATCGATGATAGATTACTGATGGACATAGCATATAACTCCTTGGTGGAAGAGTTTGCTGAGCTTTTCCAACTTAGTTTAGACATCAGCCCTCAGCCTACATCATGACGTTTCATTTTGGAGGTGGCATGGTTGCCGCAGCCATTCGAGATGGATTTTGCCGTATTGTTATATTTCTTCCATATGATTCCCTTTGATTTCATCTCCTATGAGGTCAAATTTCGATCCTATGTGAAATAACAAGAGTCCAATCTGTACCTTAAAAAGtttaaatatttataaataaataatttgTTATAATGAAAAAATAACTATGTAAGAATATAGTAAATATACTAGAGAACCATCAAATATTCACTAATAAGGCGATAAAGATACAACTTGTACTCACACAATGTCCTACTAAAAGTGCATCAATTCGGCTTTGTCTGCTTTCGGCTTATTCTCCCTAATACTACTGAATCAGCTAAAATCAACCAACTTTTTACCAGCTGAAATCAGATGGTATACAGCACCAACATTTAATTATACCATATTATCAAACAATATATAATTGTACAAAAATAAGCTACAATACACTGGAATTTTGCTACTGGTCTTTTTAGTTGAAGGTATCTTCTAGTTTAGAATAGGACAATACCATGTCTTTGTTTGTTCTACTAGACTTCTTTCTCaatattctttcttttttttcctgtttcttATTGGAATTAGGCCCTCGGCTTTTGTGCTTAGGGTAACATAAAACTCCTTGGTAGATAAGTAAGCTATGATACAAAAGGTTAGAACAATGAATTTGTACATGGATAGGCTCAAACGATATACTGTTTAAAAATCTTTAGAAAACTAGTGAAAGAACATTTTCAGGTCTAAAAAGAATTCGAGAAGATTGAACACCATAGCACCTTCCAGAGTTCCAGGCCAGCTTTCCCCGTTGCCTTGTTGTATTTGTACCCTAAACCCGACTCGGTATGAATATCTCTCAGCAAGTCAGCGCCTCAGCTCTTCTTCCCCCGCCGCAACAATAAACAGGAAAGGGGGCAAAAAAACCCAAACCCCTCTTCGTCTCCCTCCCGTACGGCGGCGCGGCAAATTCCGTCGAACATAACATGGCCGCccttgcctccgccgcccgctcgaGGCGCCGTCTCCTCCCCTacctccaccgcctcctccactCCGGCCcctccgcagccgccgccgccccgtccccctccaacagccgcttcctccgccACGCCTCGCCGGTGCCCCGCACCCCCGACCACTCCCCCTACCTCCGCTTCCCCGAGGCGCGTGTCTCCACGCTCCCCTCGGGCCTCCGCGTCGTCACGCAGGCGTACCCGGCCGCCACCCGGATGGCCTCCGTCGGCGTCTGGGTCGACGCGGGCAGCCGCTTCGAGCTCCCGGGGACAAACGGCACCGCGCACTTCCTCGAGCACATGGCCTTCAAGGGAACCGGGCGCCGGCCTAACGCGGAGGTGCTCGAGGTGGAGATCGAGGACATGGGCGCTCGCCTCAACGCCTACACCTCCCGCGAACAGACCACATTCTTCGCCGACGTGCAGGCGCGCCACGTGCCAGTCGCGCTCGACATCCTCAGCGATATCCTGCAGCACCCGCGCTTCCCGGAGAGGGCCATGAAGCGCGAGCGCGGCGTCATCCTCCGTGAGATGGAGGAGGTGAGCTTATTCCACCAATTAGCTGTGCTGTGCCTTTCTTGCTCAACACCAAAAAGGGGAGCAAGCTCTAGTGACACTTAGCGATATTCTCATCGCATTGCTAATTGGACATTTGACCATTGTCCTAAGAGTAAAGTTGAAAAATTTAGATGCTTGattgtttttgaactaaaaGAGGAGGCTACATTCTTTTGCTGCACATCTGATATTGCTTTAGCAGGGATGGTGCTGTATATACTAAATATGCCTTGCAATTGGTATCTACTGTACCACTTCAAGAGTTTAAGTTGCACCTAATGGCTTTAGGTCTCAGTATTCTGAACATGGGTTTATACCATACATGTGGCACATTTAACTAGATTTATAATGTTCTGACTGTTGGTTTTCCCTGTAGGGTAGAACATTTTTAGTGGTGCAACACAATGATGAGCTTTAGCATTAATGGTATAAGTGCTGTTCTGAGGGATTTTCAGATAATTTATGTGTTATTGCAGTCTATGAAAACCAAAACTTTTAACCTGTATATTGCTGCTTTGCCCTTTTAGAGCATAAAACGTTCCATGATTATAATGGTGAGGATGCTTGTTGTGGTTGAGAATAGTTCTTGATGCAAAAGTAGAACACCTATTGCTAGACATGGATGCCTGACGTTTGTTTATGGATAAACAGGTACAAGGTATGATGGAAGAGGTGATATTTGATCTCTTGCATGCAGCAGCATTCAAAGGCCATGCGCTAGGGGACACAATATTAGGTCCAGAAGAGAATATTAAATCAATCTCAAAGAAAGATTTGGAGCAGTATATCTCAACTCATTATACCTGTCCTAGAATGGTATTTGTATGGATCTTAAACTTTGTTGATATTGGTTATCTTGAGCAAATTAAGTTCTAAAATTTTCATTCTGCTGTCTGGTTTAGGTTGTATCTGCCGCTGGAAGTGTCAATCACGATGAGGTTGTTGATCAAGTGAAAGAATTATTTACAGAATTCTCCACCGATCCAACTACTGCCGATCAGCTTGTTGACGCGAACCCAGCTATTTTTACTGGATCGGAGGTCTGGCTTCAGTTCTCACAGAATCGTATTTAACAATTCACTAGGACATTTTTGAATGATCTTTGATTTAGTTTTTTTACTCAACTGATTTTAGCTTTTGTAGGTTCGTGTGCAAAATGTGACGATGCCTCTAGTACACGTTGCAATTGCTCTCAAGGGTGCATCATGGACTGACCCTAGCTCCATTCCCCTTATGGTGATCCAAAGCATATTGGGATCCTGGAACAGGAGCGTTGGGGTTGGGAACTGCTCAGGGTATGTAATCTCCTTTGATAGTTTGCATTTGATGTGTGAGCAATTTGCTTTCCTTAGTGTGTTAGTGCCAAATTTGTTGCTTCAAACTGATGTTACTTATTGAAACTGCAAGGTCTTCTTTAGCTCGTGGTGTCAGCAATGGTAATTTAGCTGAGAGCCTGATGGCGTTCAACACTAATTATCGGGACACAGGAATATTTGGCATTTATGCTATTGCTCTGGTAATATTTATTGTTCAGACTTATTGTTCTTTTTTCCTGATTCAACTATGCAATCTCCTCCTTTCATCTTGATGTTGCCATTATGAGTGCTATATGTGTAACAGTAGCTCCGAATTGAATAAAGGTTAGTTTAAGAAAATATAGAAGTGATCAGTCATGGGTATTCCGATCCACATCTGTGGTAACCTAACCTGTTGGAATAATCAAGCAGTGGGAGGGGAACTCCCATGTTCAAATAACAATGGGTGCTTCTAGACGTTTGTCACATGGGCCAAATGCCAGAATGTGTAGCCAGTGGTTGGTTATTCATCAGATTGATCTATAAACTACATAGAAAATCACTTGTATTTGCTCTACACAGACTTGCTTCGAAGTTCATACTGACCATTCGGCTATACAGCAACTGAACAAATAATATGGCTTGGATGGAGATATTGCTTGCTACCATGTTCTCTTACAATTTACCAAATTGTATTACAGCCTGATACCCTGCATGACTTGTCACGGTTAATAATGGCGGAGCTTAGAAGACTTACATTCCAAGTGTCAGAAGAGGAGGTTGCTCGTGCCCGTAATCAGGTAGATGGTTCTGATCTCAATTTCCTACAGTATATTGCATGCATTTTAGCTGTTTATATCTTGTTTTAGCaattggatatttatagaatgCAAAAGTGCATGGGTGGCACTTTGTCAATAGCTATTAGAGAAAAGAGATCTTTTTATCTGACCTTTTACTATACAACTATGTTTCACCAATATAAGCGGTATGGGTACCATGATATGACATTTTTCAGAAAAATAATGATACGCTAAAAATAATGTACGCTGGTACGGCAGAATTATATACCAATAAATGTATACATTTATATTTCAGAAATATATGAATAAGCTAGATAAGATTGAGAATGTAAATATATTAGAAAAAACTATTCAATATGCCCTTTGCAATGCCTCATCTGAACCCTATTTCATCGAAATTCAGCTGATCAGACCTAAGTTTAAGTTCCATAAAAAATAAGCCCTAATTCACACAAAAATCAGCCCCCAATCACATGTTCAGCAATCAGCAGCACTACCTCCAGCCTCCAGGGCTGCTGTGCAAGCTTCTCCAAAAGTGGGCTCGCAAAGTGGTTTCAGTTTTTGCTGTCACCCAGCGGCAGTGTGAGTTCCTGGCGGCAGCGTGGGCTCCAGAAGGCAGCGCAGCTGCTCGGTGGTGCGAGCAGGCAGCAGCACGGTGCAGCGTCATATGTTAGGGAGAGGATGGGAGCGATAACCTGTGTGGTTGTGC
This genomic interval carries:
- the LOC120675329 gene encoding probable mitochondrial-processing peptidase subunit beta, mitochondrial isoform X2, giving the protein MAALASAARSRRRLLPYLHRLLHSGPSAAAAAPSPSNSRFLRHASPVPRTPDHSPYLRFPEARVSTLPSGLRVVTQAYPAATRMASVGVWVDAGSRFELPGTNGTAHFLEHMAFKGTGRRPNAEVLEVEIEDMGARLNAYTSREQTTFFADVQARHVPVALDILSDILQHPRFPERAMKRERGVILREMEEVQGMMEEVIFDLLHAAAFKGHALGDTILGPEENIKSISKKDLEQYISTHYTCPRMVVSAAGSVNHDEVVDQVKELFTEFSTDPTTADQLVDANPAIFTGSEVRVQNVTMPLVHVAIALKGASWTDPSSIPLMVIQSILGSWNRSVGVGNCSGSSLARGVSNGNLAESLMAFNTNYRDTGIFGIYAIALPDTLHDLSRLIMAELRRLTFQVSEEEVARARNQLKSSLLLHIDGSTAVAENNGRQMLTYGRVMPFLELFARIDAVDCATVMETAKEYIIDKDIALAAMGPISNLPEHRWFRSETCSDDEFTRRIFFGNAQNN
- the LOC120675329 gene encoding probable mitochondrial-processing peptidase subunit beta, mitochondrial isoform X1, which translates into the protein MAALASAARSRRRLLPYLHRLLHSGPSAAAAAPSPSNSRFLRHASPVPRTPDHSPYLRFPEARVSTLPSGLRVVTQAYPAATRMASVGVWVDAGSRFELPGTNGTAHFLEHMAFKGTGRRPNAEVLEVEIEDMGARLNAYTSREQTTFFADVQARHVPVALDILSDILQHPRFPERAMKRERGVILREMEEVQGMMEEVIFDLLHAAAFKGHALGDTILGPEENIKSISKKDLEQYISTHYTCPRMVFVVSAAGSVNHDEVVDQVKELFTEFSTDPTTADQLVDANPAIFTGSEVRVQNVTMPLVHVAIALKGASWTDPSSIPLMVIQSILGSWNRSVGVGNCSGSSLARGVSNGNLAESLMAFNTNYRDTGIFGIYAIALPDTLHDLSRLIMAELRRLTFQVSEEEVARARNQLKSSLLLHIDGSTAVAENNGRQMLTYGRVMPFLELFARIDAVDCATVMETAKEYIIDKDIALAAMGPISNLPEHRWFRSETCSDDEFTRRIFFGNAQNN